A window from Chlamydiota bacterium encodes these proteins:
- the prfA gene encoding peptide chain release factor 1, producing the protein MIREKMDALAGRLEELERQMSDPEVIRRQERYRALAREHAGLRDALARYGEYTRVERELEGSRRILDDPASDEELKALAEGDVAALEERRRRLEGELLHFLLPRGKDDDRDTIVEIRAGTGGEEAALFVADLFRMYSRYAERMGWRVETMDSHPTGLGGFKEIIFSVEGRDVFRSLKYESGVHRVQRVPATEGAGRIHTSAATVAVLPEAEEVEVAIDPADVRVDVYRSSGPGGQSVNTTDSAVRLTYIPTGLVVTCQDEKSQHKNKVKAMRVLRARLKEALDEERERELSTLRRSQISTGDRSAKIRTYNFPQNRLTDHRIGMTIHNLGAVMEGDLEDLTKALIEKDQEERLKQR; encoded by the coding sequence ATGATCAGGGAGAAGATGGATGCGCTCGCCGGCCGGCTCGAGGAGCTCGAGCGGCAGATGAGCGACCCGGAGGTCATTCGCCGGCAGGAGCGCTACCGCGCGCTCGCCCGGGAGCACGCGGGTCTCAGGGACGCCCTCGCGCGCTACGGCGAATACACGCGCGTGGAGCGCGAGCTGGAGGGCAGCCGCCGGATCCTCGACGATCCCGCCTCGGACGAGGAGCTCAAGGCCCTCGCGGAGGGGGATGTCGCGGCGCTCGAGGAGCGGCGGAGGCGTCTCGAGGGGGAGCTCCTGCATTTCCTCCTGCCGCGCGGCAAGGACGACGACCGCGATACGATCGTCGAGATCAGGGCGGGGACCGGCGGCGAGGAGGCCGCCTTGTTCGTGGCGGATCTGTTCCGGATGTATTCGCGGTACGCGGAGCGCATGGGGTGGCGGGTGGAGACGATGGACAGCCATCCGACCGGGCTCGGGGGGTTCAAGGAGATCATCTTTTCCGTCGAGGGGCGGGACGTCTTCCGGAGCCTGAAGTACGAGAGCGGCGTGCACCGGGTCCAGCGGGTCCCCGCGACCGAGGGCGCCGGGCGCATCCACACCTCGGCGGCGACCGTCGCCGTCCTCCCCGAGGCGGAGGAGGTCGAGGTCGCCATAGACCCCGCGGACGTGCGCGTGGACGTCTACCGCTCCTCGGGCCCCGGCGGGCAGAGCGTGAACACGACCGACTCGGCCGTTCGCCTCACCTACATCCCCACCGGGCTCGTCGTGACCTGCCAGGACGAGAAGTCGCAGCACAAGAACAAGGTCAAGGCGATGCGGGTGCTCCGGGCGCGCCTCAAGGAGGCGCTGGACGAGGAGCGCGAGCGCGAGCTCTCCACGCTCCGACGTTCCCAGATCTCCACCGGCGACCGGAGCGCGAAGATCCGCACCTATAACTTCCCCCAGAACCGGCTGACGGACCACCGGATCGGGATGACGATCCACAA
- the rpmE gene encoding 50S ribosomal protein L31 — protein sequence MKQGIHPKYVESTVSCACGETFQTRSTRKEIKVGVCAKCHPFFTGTQKYLDTAGRVEKFMKKYAAPKSPKKKKVRTLKDAMKPAQEKGKVGAAAAEPSAAPPAPEPAPLESPAAADKTAPASAPEVQPGE from the coding sequence ATGAAACAGGGGATTCACCCGAAGTACGTGGAGTCGACGGTCTCGTGCGCCTGCGGCGAAACGTTCCAGACCCGTTCGACAAGGAAGGAGATCAAGGTGGGCGTCTGCGCGAAGTGCCACCCGTTCTTCACCGGGACGCAGAAGTATCTCGACACGGCGGGGCGCGTCGAGAAGTTCATGAAGAAGTACGCCGCCCCGAAGTCCCCGAAGAAGAAGAAGGTCCGCACCCTGAAGGACGCGATGAAGCCCGCCCAGGAGAAGGGGAAGGTCGGCGCGGCGGCGGCCGAACCATCGGCGGCTCCGCCCGCGCCCGAGCCGGCCCCGCTTGAATCCCCGGCGGCTGCCGACAAGACGGCGCCCGCTTCGGCGCCCGAGGTTCAGCCGGGCGAGTAA
- a CDS encoding dephospho-CoA kinase has product MKKAKGIKGAKGGRAPLVTIGLTGGYGTGKGTVAGILGRLGALVIDADEIAHEAIAPRRPAWREIVRLFGGGICAPDGSIDRRRLAAVVFRDGRLLRRLNAIVHPRVGREIRRRLARARREGVRRVAVANVPLLFESGMDRWFDTTVVVVCPRAEQVRRCAARDRLSGREVVRRIRSQWPIREKLRRARHIVDNGGTRAYTERQVRRLWDSLTGGNA; this is encoded by the coding sequence GTGAAGAAGGCGAAGGGTATAAAGGGCGCGAAGGGGGGGAGGGCTCCCCTTGTCACGATCGGGCTCACGGGCGGCTACGGCACCGGCAAGGGCACGGTTGCGGGGATCCTCGGCCGGCTCGGGGCGCTCGTGATCGACGCCGACGAGATCGCGCACGAGGCGATCGCCCCCCGCCGGCCGGCGTGGCGCGAAATCGTCCGCCTGTTCGGCGGGGGCATCTGCGCCCCGGACGGTTCGATCGACCGCCGCCGCCTCGCCGCCGTCGTCTTCAGGGACGGGCGCCTGCTCCGGCGCCTGAACGCGATCGTCCACCCGAGGGTGGGGCGGGAGATCAGGCGGCGGCTCGCCCGCGCCCGGCGCGAGGGGGTGCGCCGCGTCGCGGTGGCGAACGTGCCGCTCCTCTTCGAGAGCGGCATGGACCGATGGTTCGATACGACGGTGGTGGTCGTCTGCCCGCGCGCGGAGCAGGTGCGCCGCTGCGCGGCCCGGGACCGGCTTTCGGGGCGCGAGGTCGTGCGCAGGATACGGTCGCAGTGGCCGATACGGGAGAAACTACGGCGTGCCCGCCATATCGTCGACAACGGCGGGACGCGTGCATATACGGAGAGGCAGGTGCGGAGACTGTGGGATTCATTGACAGGAGGTAACGCGTGA
- the rho gene encoding transcription termination factor Rho, translating into MEPVMNEMRRREGQEREAPREVRPEEAVSPAGGEQVNISKLQQMTMAQLSRMARDLKIEGIATLKKHQLILEILKARAVENGLMFGEGCLEILPDGFGFLRSQNYNYLPCPEDIYISPSQIRKFDLKKGDTISGQIRPPKDKERYFALIRVEAINYESPEKARERTLFDNLTPLYPHTRLMLETAPDNISMRVMDLLTPIGKGQRGLIVSPPRAGKTMLLQKVANSITTNNPECYLIVLLIDERPEEVTDMERTVKGEVVSSTFDEPADRHVQVAEMVINKARRLVEHKRDVVILLDSITRLARAYNVIQPHSGKILSGGVDSNALQKPKRFFGAARNIEEGGSITIIATALVDTGSRMDDVIFEEFKGTGNMELHLDRRLVDKRCFPAIDIEKSGTRKEELLLHPDELTKVWTLRKVLSGLNPVEVMEMIIEKLKKTKSNAEFLLTLN; encoded by the coding sequence ATGGAGCCGGTGATGAACGAGATGCGGAGGCGCGAGGGACAGGAGCGGGAGGCGCCGCGTGAGGTCCGCCCGGAGGAGGCTGTTTCCCCGGCGGGGGGGGAGCAGGTCAATATCAGCAAGCTCCAGCAGATGACGATGGCCCAGCTCAGCAGGATGGCGCGGGATTTGAAGATCGAGGGGATCGCCACCCTCAAGAAGCACCAGCTCATCCTGGAGATCCTGAAGGCGCGGGCGGTGGAGAACGGGCTGATGTTCGGCGAGGGCTGTCTCGAGATCCTCCCCGACGGCTTCGGGTTCCTCCGCTCGCAGAACTACAACTACCTCCCCTGTCCCGAGGACATCTACATCTCGCCGTCGCAGATCCGCAAGTTCGACCTCAAGAAGGGCGACACGATCTCCGGACAGATACGCCCGCCGAAGGACAAGGAGAGGTACTTCGCGCTCATCCGGGTCGAGGCGATCAACTACGAGTCCCCGGAGAAGGCGCGGGAGCGGACGCTGTTCGACAACCTCACGCCCCTCTACCCGCACACGCGGCTGATGCTCGAGACCGCGCCGGACAACATCAGCATGCGGGTGATGGACCTCCTGACCCCGATCGGCAAGGGGCAGCGCGGGCTCATCGTCTCCCCGCCCCGGGCGGGCAAGACGATGCTGCTCCAGAAGGTCGCCAACAGCATCACGACCAACAACCCCGAGTGCTACCTGATCGTCCTCCTCATCGACGAGCGCCCCGAGGAGGTGACGGACATGGAGCGCACCGTGAAGGGGGAGGTGGTCAGTTCGACCTTCGACGAGCCCGCGGACCGGCACGTGCAGGTCGCCGAGATGGTGATCAACAAGGCCCGGCGTCTCGTCGAGCACAAGCGGGACGTGGTGATCCTCCTCGACAGCATCACCCGCCTCGCCCGGGCCTACAACGTCATCCAGCCGCACAGCGGCAAGATCCTCTCGGGCGGCGTGGACTCGAACGCCCTCCAGAAGCCGAAGCGGTTCTTCGGGGCGGCCCGAAACATCGAGGAGGGGGGGAGCATCACGATCATCGCCACCGCCCTCGTCGACACCGGAAGCCGGATGGACGACGTCATCTTCGAGGAGTTCAAGGGCACCGGCAACATGGAGCTGCACCTCGACCGGCGGCTCGTGGACAAGCGATGCTTCCCGGCCATCGACATCGAGAAGTCGGGGACCCGCAAGGAGGAGCTGCTCCTGCACCCCGACGAGCTGACCAAGGTCTGGACCCTGCGCAAGGTGTTGAGCGGGCTGAACCCGGTCGAGGTGATGGAGATGATCATCGAGAAGCTCAAGAAGACCAAGAGCAACGCGGAGTTCCTCCTCACGCTCAACTGA